The proteins below are encoded in one region of Danio rerio strain Tuebingen ecotype United States chromosome 12, GRCz12tu, whole genome shotgun sequence:
- the sec24c gene encoding protein transport protein Sec24C isoform X5, protein MNVNQQPHMASPYGQPQPGYQRYPQPGYQRYPQPGYQRYPQPGYGGGHVPSAYPAQYAPDNGPGSGYQQGPPQGMREPPTSGTPPVSGAQSYSQFGQGETQNGPPPMVAPPQGTLVSQPHTPNAVSLSGPTQPPYGQQFGSPPIGMQQMTNQMASMQVGSTAPSPAGPGYAPPSTAQAPISAAYTPSAPPTFPPTSSAPSQPPPTEAVAQAPPQPYYGAPPPAQQPFPNAVSTFSSAGPTQPQAPPSVSQQSFPQAPAVSQPPFSTAPPPGPSQSYGGPLPPTQPSFQRAPLPTSQPGVFPGGPPPTSTHSQLPGPMPPQPPVSQPSPYYSEPPPTTASFPPQVGAPPRPPLAGMQGPPMASQGPLMASHGPPGASQGPPMQSQGPPMAQVNHVPPSQPGMPPGPINASLSGPPPQPGMQGYPPQQNGAFGQVRGPQPGYAAPPYSGQPNYGAPPAAPAPAPAAPKRLDPDSIPSPKTRHRIDPDAIPSPIQVIEDDKANKGSQPFTTGVRGQAPPLVTTRFQVKDQGNASPRYIRCTAYNMPCNSDMAKQSQVPLAAVIKPLATLPPDESPPYLVDHGESGPIRCNRCKAYMCPFMQFIEGGRRFQCGFCSCVTEVPPHYFQHLDHTGKRVDCYERPELSMGSYEFMATVDYCKNNKFPQPPAFIFLIDVSYNAVKNGMVGMVCQELKTLMDYLPRENPDVESNVRVGFVTYNKVLHFYNVKASLAQPQMLVVSDVADMFVPLLDGFLVNVSESRVVIESLLDQIPEMFADTRETETVFGPVIQAGLEALKAADCAGKLFIFHSSLPIAEAPGKLKNREDKKLVGTDKEKSLFQPQVSFYNTLAKDCVAQGCCVDLFLFPNQYVDVATLGVVPTSTGGSIYKYTYFQASSDQERFLNDLRRDVQKQMGFDAVMRVRTSTGIRATDFFGSFYMSNTTDVELAGLDCDKTVTVEFRHDDKLSEETGALMQCAVLYTSCSGQRRLRVHNMAVNCCSQLADLYRNCETDTIINFFVKYAYRSVLSSPTKNVRDSLVNQCAQILACYRKNCASPSSAGQLILPECMKLLPVYLNCVLKSDVLQPGADVSLDDRAYLRQLVSAMDVAESHVFFYPRLLPLQKLDAESTSLPLAVRDSEERLSRGGVYLLENGLNIFIWVGVNAQQELLQNIFGTPAFSQIDPSMTSLPALDNPFSKRLKEIIESIRAQRSRYMKLMVVKQEDKLELIFKHFLVEDKSNNGGASYVDFLCHMHKEIRQLLS, encoded by the exons ATGAATGTCAACCAGCAACCTCACATGGCCTCTCCTTATGGGCAACCTCAGCCAGGGTATCAGCGCTACCCTCAGCCTGGGTATCAGCGCTACCCTCAGCCAGGGTATCAGCGCTACCCCCAGCCTGGATACGGGGGTGGCCATGTGCCATCGGCGTATCCAGCTCAGTATGCACCAGATAACGGCCCGGGCTCTGGCTACCAACAAGGTCCACCGCAAG GCATGAGAGAACCCCCCACCTCAGGGACACCACCTGTCTCAGGTGCCCAGAGCTATTCGCAGTTTGGCCAAGGAGAGACTCAAAATGGACCACCTCCAATGGTAGCTCCACCACAGGG GACTCTAGTGTCTCAACCGCACACTCCAAATGCAGTGAGTCTGTCCGGTCCTACTCAGCCCCCATACGGCCAGCAGTTTGGATCTCCACCTATTGGCATGCAGCAGATGACCAATCAGATGGCCAGCATGCAGGTTGGCTCTACTGCACCCTCCCCTGCAGGCCCAGGCTATG CCCCTCCCTCCACGGCTCAGGCTCCAATCTCTGCTGCCTACACACCTTCAGCTCCTCCTACTTTCCCACCCACCTCCTCGGCTCCCTCACAGCCTCCACCTACTGAAGCTGTGGCTCAGGCTCCCCCTCAGCCCTACTATGGAGCTCCACCTCCTGCTCAGCAGCCTTTCCCAAATGCTGTCTCTACGTTCTCCTCCGCTGGCCCTACTCAGCCTCAAGCTCCACCATCTGTTTCTCAACAGTCTTTCCCTCAAGCTCCAGCCGTCTCTCAGCCTCCTTTTTCCACAGCTCCTCCTCCAGGTCCTTCACAGTCATATGGAGGCCCGCTTCCTCCAACACAGCCCTCATTTCAAAGAGCTCCGCTTCCCACTTCCCAACCCGGCGTGTTCCCTGGAGGTCCACCACCCACCTCTACTCATTCTCAGCTTCCGGGACCCATGCCACCTCAACCACCAGTTTCCCAGCCCTCACCATACTACTCAGAACCCCCACCAACCACTGCTTCGTTTCCACCACAAGTTGGCGCTCCACCAAGGCCTCCCCTTGCTGGAATGCAGGGCCCTCCTATGGCATCACAAGGGCCTCTGATGGCATCGCATGGGCCACCAGGGGCATCGCAAGGGCCTCCAATGCAATCGCAAGGGCCTCCAATGGCACAAGTTAATCATGTACCCCCTTCACAACCTGGTATGCCACCTGGTCCTATTAATGCTTCCCTGTCAGGGCCACCACCACAGCCGGGAATGCAGGGATATCCTCCTCAGCAAAATG GTGCTTTCGGGCAAGTCAGAGGTCCTCAGCCTGGCTATGCAGCACCACCATATTCTGGCCAGCCAAACTATGGAGCACCACCCGCTGCACCTGCCCCAGCACCAGCTGCCCCAAAGAGACTCGATCCTGATTCTATCCCAAGCCCG AAAACAAGACATAGAATAGACCCAGACGCAATCCCCAGTCCA ATTCAGGTTATAGAGGATGATAAAGCAAACAAGGGAAGTCAACCTTTCACTACAGGGGTAAGAGGTCAAGCTCCACCTCTAGTAACCACCAGATTTCAAGTGAAAGATCAAG GGAATGCAAGTCCACGCTACATTCGTTGTACTGCCTACAACATGCCCTGCAATTCTGACATGGCCAAACAGTCCCAGGTTCCTTTGGCTGCTGTCATTAAACCCTTGGCCACGTTGCCTCCAGATGAG TCACCGCCATATCTCGTGGATCATGGAGAAAGTGGTCCCATTCGCTGTAATCGCTGTAAGGCCTACATGTGCCCATTCATGCAGTTTATTGAAGGTGGCCGTCGTTTCCAGTGTGGCTTCTGCAGCTGTGTCACCGAGG TGCCTCCCCATTACTTCCAGCATCTGGATCACACAGGGAAGAGAGTGGACTGCTATGAACGACCGGAGCTCTCGATGGGAAGTTATGAATTTATGGCTACTGTGGACTATTGTAAG AACAACAAGTTTCCTCAGCCACCAGCCTTTATTTTCCTAATTGACGTGTCCTACAATGCTGTAAAAAATGGCATGGTGGGAATGGTTTGCCAGGAGCTGAAGACATTGATGGATTATTTGCCCAG AGAGAATCCTGATGTGGAATCAAATGTTCGAGTTGGCTTTGTCACTTACAATAAAGTACTTCATTTCTATAATGTGAAGGCCTCCCTCGCTCAGCCACAGATGCTTGTTGTGTCTGATGTGGCTGATATGTTTGTGCCCTTACTGGATGGATTTCTGGTCAATGTCTCAGAGTCCAGAGTGGTTATTGAGAG cTTGTTAGATCAGATTCCTGAAATGTTTGCAGACACACGGGAAACTGAGACTGTGTTTGGGCCTGTCATTCAGGCTGGGCTGGAAGCACTTAAG GCCGCAGACTGTGCTGGAAAGCTGTTTATTTTCCACTCATCTCTCCCCATTGCCGAGGCTCCAGGCAAACTGAAGAATAGGGAGGATAAGAAACTAGTGGGCACTGATAAAGAAAAG TCATTGTTCCAGCCGCAAGTTAGTTTTTACAACACCCTAGCCAAGGATTGTGTGGCGCAGGGCTGCTGTGTGGACCTTTTCCTATTTCCCAACCAGTATGTTGATGTAGCAACGTTAGGGGTGGTGCCCACTTCAACAGGCGGCTCCATCTATAAGTACACCTACTTCCAG gCTTCATCTGACCAGGAGCGTTTCCTTAATGATTTGAGGCGAGATGTGCAGAAGCAGATGGGCTTTGATGCAGTGATGAGGGTCCGCACCAGCACAG GGATCCGGGCGACAGACTTCTTCGGCTCCTTCTATATGAGCAACACTACAGATGTAGAGCTGGCAGGACTAGACTGTGACAAGACCGTCACTGTAGAGTTTAGACATGACGACAAGCTCAGCGAGGAGACTGGAGCTCTCATGCAG TGTGCTGTTCTGTACACCAGCTGCAGTGGCCAGCGACGGCTACGGGTCCATAACATGGCAGTCAACTGCTGCTCTCAGCTGGCAGACCTGTACAGGAACTGTGAGACTGACACCATCATCAACTTCTTCGTCAAATATG CATATCGGAGTGTACTCAGCAGTCCTACAAAGAATGTACGTGATAGCCTGGTGAACCAGTGTGCACAGATCTTGGCCTGTTACCGAAAGAACTGTGCCAGTCCATCTTCAGCAGGGCAG TTGATTTTGCCAGAATGTATGAAGCTGCTGCCTGTGTATCTGAACTGCGTGTTGAAGAGTGACGTTCTGCAGCCCGGGGCAGATGTCTCCCTGGATGACCGTGCCTACTTGAGACAGCTGGTCAGCGCTATGGATGTGGCAGAGAGCCATGTGTTCTTCTACCCTCGGCTGCTTCCGCTG CAAAAGCTGGATGCGGAGAGCACGTCTCTGCCTTTGGCAGTCAGAGACTCCGAGGAAAGACTGTCTAGAGGAGGAGTCTACCTGTTAGAGAACGGACTGAACATTTTCATTTGGGTCGGGGTCAATGCCCAACAGGAACTGCTTCAGAACATATTTGGCACACCTGCCTTCAGTCAGATAGACCCCAGCATG ACCTCTCTGCCGGCTTTGGATAATCCTTTTTCAAAGAGACTGAAGGAGATTATCGAGTCCATCAGGGCACAGCGCTCACGATACATGAAG CTCATGGTGGTGAAGCAGGAAGACAAGCTGGAGCTGATCTTCAAGCACTTCCTAGTAGAGGATAAGAGCAACAACGGTGGAGCGTCTTACGTGGACTTCCTGTGTCACATGCACAAGGAGATTCGTCAGCTCCTGAGCTGA
- the sec24c gene encoding protein transport protein Sec24C isoform X2: MNVNQQPHMASPYGQPQPGYQRYPQPGYQRYPQPGYQRYPQPGYGGGHVPSAYPAQYAPDNGPGSGYQQGPPQGYSPYASFPSKTLTTNLVSDLSSSSPLDLGMREPPTSGTPPVSGAQSYSQFGQGETQNGPPPMVAPPQGTLVSQPHTPNAVSLSGPTQPPYGQQFGSPPIGMQQMTNQMASMQVGSTAPSPAGPGYAPPSTAQAPISAAYTPSAPPTFPPTSSAPSQPPPTEAVAQAPPQPYYGAPPPAQQPFPNAVSTFSSAGPTQPQAPPSVSQQSFPQAPAVSQPPFSTAPPPGPSQSYGGPLPPTQPSFQRAPLPTSQPGVFPGGPPPTSTHSQLPGPMPPQPPVSQPSPYYSEPPPTTASFPPQVGAPPRPPLAGMQGPPMASQGPLMASHGPPGASQGPPMQSQGPPMAQVNHVPPSQPGMPPGPINASLSGPPPQPGMQGYPPQQNGAFGQVRGPQPGYAAPPYSGQPNYGAPPAAPAPAPAAPKRLDPDSIPSPKTRHRIDPDAIPSPIQVIEDDKANKGSQPFTTGVRGQAPPLVTTRFQVKDQGNASPRYIRCTAYNMPCNSDMAKQSQVPLAAVIKPLATLPPDESPPYLVDHGESGPIRCNRCKAYMCPFMQFIEGGRRFQCGFCSCVTEVPPHYFQHLDHTGKRVDCYERPELSMGSYEFMATVDYCKNNKFPQPPAFIFLIDVSYNAVKNGMVGMVCQELKTLMDYLPRENPDVESNVRVGFVTYNKVLHFYNVKASLAQPQMLVVSDVADMFVPLLDGFLVNVSESRVVIESLLDQIPEMFADTRETETVFGPVIQAGLEALKAADCAGKLFIFHSSLPIAEAPGKLKNREDKKLVGTDKEKSLFQPQVSFYNTLAKDCVAQGCCVDLFLFPNQYVDVATLGVVPTSTGGSIYKYTYFQASSDQERFLNDLRRDVQKQMGFDAVMRVRTSTGIRATDFFGSFYMSNTTDVELAGLDCDKTVTVEFRHDDKLSEETGALMQCAVLYTSCSGQRRLRVHNMAVNCCSQLADLYRNCETDTIINFFVKYAYRSVLSSPTKNVRDSLVNQCAQILACYRKNCASPSSAGQLILPECMKLLPVYLNCVLKSDVLQPGADVSLDDRAYLRQLVSAMDVAESHVFFYPRLLPLQKLDAESTSLPLAVRDSEERLSRGGVYLLENGLNIFIWVGVNAQQELLQNIFGTPAFSQIDPSMTSLPALDNPFSKRLKEIIESIRAQRSRYMKLMVVKQEDKLELIFKHFLVEDKSNNGGASYVDFLCHMHKEIRQLLS, translated from the exons ATGAATGTCAACCAGCAACCTCACATGGCCTCTCCTTATGGGCAACCTCAGCCAGGGTATCAGCGCTACCCTCAGCCTGGGTATCAGCGCTACCCTCAGCCAGGGTATCAGCGCTACCCCCAGCCTGGATACGGGGGTGGCCATGTGCCATCGGCGTATCCAGCTCAGTATGCACCAGATAACGGCCCGGGCTCTGGCTACCAACAAGGTCCACCGCAAG GATATTCTCCTTATGCAAGCTTTCCCTCTAAGACTCTCACAACAAACTTAGTCTCTGACCTGTCCTCCTCCTCTCCTCTTGACTTAG GCATGAGAGAACCCCCCACCTCAGGGACACCACCTGTCTCAGGTGCCCAGAGCTATTCGCAGTTTGGCCAAGGAGAGACTCAAAATGGACCACCTCCAATGGTAGCTCCACCACAGGG GACTCTAGTGTCTCAACCGCACACTCCAAATGCAGTGAGTCTGTCCGGTCCTACTCAGCCCCCATACGGCCAGCAGTTTGGATCTCCACCTATTGGCATGCAGCAGATGACCAATCAGATGGCCAGCATGCAGGTTGGCTCTACTGCACCCTCCCCTGCAGGCCCAGGCTATG CCCCTCCCTCCACGGCTCAGGCTCCAATCTCTGCTGCCTACACACCTTCAGCTCCTCCTACTTTCCCACCCACCTCCTCGGCTCCCTCACAGCCTCCACCTACTGAAGCTGTGGCTCAGGCTCCCCCTCAGCCCTACTATGGAGCTCCACCTCCTGCTCAGCAGCCTTTCCCAAATGCTGTCTCTACGTTCTCCTCCGCTGGCCCTACTCAGCCTCAAGCTCCACCATCTGTTTCTCAACAGTCTTTCCCTCAAGCTCCAGCCGTCTCTCAGCCTCCTTTTTCCACAGCTCCTCCTCCAGGTCCTTCACAGTCATATGGAGGCCCGCTTCCTCCAACACAGCCCTCATTTCAAAGAGCTCCGCTTCCCACTTCCCAACCCGGCGTGTTCCCTGGAGGTCCACCACCCACCTCTACTCATTCTCAGCTTCCGGGACCCATGCCACCTCAACCACCAGTTTCCCAGCCCTCACCATACTACTCAGAACCCCCACCAACCACTGCTTCGTTTCCACCACAAGTTGGCGCTCCACCAAGGCCTCCCCTTGCTGGAATGCAGGGCCCTCCTATGGCATCACAAGGGCCTCTGATGGCATCGCATGGGCCACCAGGGGCATCGCAAGGGCCTCCAATGCAATCGCAAGGGCCTCCAATGGCACAAGTTAATCATGTACCCCCTTCACAACCTGGTATGCCACCTGGTCCTATTAATGCTTCCCTGTCAGGGCCACCACCACAGCCGGGAATGCAGGGATATCCTCCTCAGCAAAATG GTGCTTTCGGGCAAGTCAGAGGTCCTCAGCCTGGCTATGCAGCACCACCATATTCTGGCCAGCCAAACTATGGAGCACCACCCGCTGCACCTGCCCCAGCACCAGCTGCCCCAAAGAGACTCGATCCTGATTCTATCCCAAGCCCG AAAACAAGACATAGAATAGACCCAGACGCAATCCCCAGTCCA ATTCAGGTTATAGAGGATGATAAAGCAAACAAGGGAAGTCAACCTTTCACTACAGGGGTAAGAGGTCAAGCTCCACCTCTAGTAACCACCAGATTTCAAGTGAAAGATCAAG GGAATGCAAGTCCACGCTACATTCGTTGTACTGCCTACAACATGCCCTGCAATTCTGACATGGCCAAACAGTCCCAGGTTCCTTTGGCTGCTGTCATTAAACCCTTGGCCACGTTGCCTCCAGATGAG TCACCGCCATATCTCGTGGATCATGGAGAAAGTGGTCCCATTCGCTGTAATCGCTGTAAGGCCTACATGTGCCCATTCATGCAGTTTATTGAAGGTGGCCGTCGTTTCCAGTGTGGCTTCTGCAGCTGTGTCACCGAGG TGCCTCCCCATTACTTCCAGCATCTGGATCACACAGGGAAGAGAGTGGACTGCTATGAACGACCGGAGCTCTCGATGGGAAGTTATGAATTTATGGCTACTGTGGACTATTGTAAG AACAACAAGTTTCCTCAGCCACCAGCCTTTATTTTCCTAATTGACGTGTCCTACAATGCTGTAAAAAATGGCATGGTGGGAATGGTTTGCCAGGAGCTGAAGACATTGATGGATTATTTGCCCAG AGAGAATCCTGATGTGGAATCAAATGTTCGAGTTGGCTTTGTCACTTACAATAAAGTACTTCATTTCTATAATGTGAAGGCCTCCCTCGCTCAGCCACAGATGCTTGTTGTGTCTGATGTGGCTGATATGTTTGTGCCCTTACTGGATGGATTTCTGGTCAATGTCTCAGAGTCCAGAGTGGTTATTGAGAG cTTGTTAGATCAGATTCCTGAAATGTTTGCAGACACACGGGAAACTGAGACTGTGTTTGGGCCTGTCATTCAGGCTGGGCTGGAAGCACTTAAG GCCGCAGACTGTGCTGGAAAGCTGTTTATTTTCCACTCATCTCTCCCCATTGCCGAGGCTCCAGGCAAACTGAAGAATAGGGAGGATAAGAAACTAGTGGGCACTGATAAAGAAAAG TCATTGTTCCAGCCGCAAGTTAGTTTTTACAACACCCTAGCCAAGGATTGTGTGGCGCAGGGCTGCTGTGTGGACCTTTTCCTATTTCCCAACCAGTATGTTGATGTAGCAACGTTAGGGGTGGTGCCCACTTCAACAGGCGGCTCCATCTATAAGTACACCTACTTCCAG gCTTCATCTGACCAGGAGCGTTTCCTTAATGATTTGAGGCGAGATGTGCAGAAGCAGATGGGCTTTGATGCAGTGATGAGGGTCCGCACCAGCACAG GGATCCGGGCGACAGACTTCTTCGGCTCCTTCTATATGAGCAACACTACAGATGTAGAGCTGGCAGGACTAGACTGTGACAAGACCGTCACTGTAGAGTTTAGACATGACGACAAGCTCAGCGAGGAGACTGGAGCTCTCATGCAG TGTGCTGTTCTGTACACCAGCTGCAGTGGCCAGCGACGGCTACGGGTCCATAACATGGCAGTCAACTGCTGCTCTCAGCTGGCAGACCTGTACAGGAACTGTGAGACTGACACCATCATCAACTTCTTCGTCAAATATG CATATCGGAGTGTACTCAGCAGTCCTACAAAGAATGTACGTGATAGCCTGGTGAACCAGTGTGCACAGATCTTGGCCTGTTACCGAAAGAACTGTGCCAGTCCATCTTCAGCAGGGCAG TTGATTTTGCCAGAATGTATGAAGCTGCTGCCTGTGTATCTGAACTGCGTGTTGAAGAGTGACGTTCTGCAGCCCGGGGCAGATGTCTCCCTGGATGACCGTGCCTACTTGAGACAGCTGGTCAGCGCTATGGATGTGGCAGAGAGCCATGTGTTCTTCTACCCTCGGCTGCTTCCGCTG CAAAAGCTGGATGCGGAGAGCACGTCTCTGCCTTTGGCAGTCAGAGACTCCGAGGAAAGACTGTCTAGAGGAGGAGTCTACCTGTTAGAGAACGGACTGAACATTTTCATTTGGGTCGGGGTCAATGCCCAACAGGAACTGCTTCAGAACATATTTGGCACACCTGCCTTCAGTCAGATAGACCCCAGCATG ACCTCTCTGCCGGCTTTGGATAATCCTTTTTCAAAGAGACTGAAGGAGATTATCGAGTCCATCAGGGCACAGCGCTCACGATACATGAAG CTCATGGTGGTGAAGCAGGAAGACAAGCTGGAGCTGATCTTCAAGCACTTCCTAGTAGAGGATAAGAGCAACAACGGTGGAGCGTCTTACGTGGACTTCCTGTGTCACATGCACAAGGAGATTCGTCAGCTCCTGAGCTGA